The Streptomyces taklimakanensis nucleotide sequence GAGTTCACGACCAGTTTCCGCACCTCGGCACGGCACCATCACGTCGCCGGGACGCCGTCTGTTCCTCAAGGCGGCCGGCGCCACCGCGTTCGCCGGGGCGATCGGCGTGACGCCCTACACCGGTTCCACCGCCCACGCGACGGACGGCTCCACATCCGACGTGATCGTGATAGGCGCCGGATACGCCGGCGGCACCGCCGCCCGGGAACTGGCCGCGCAGGGGCTGAAGGTGACGGTTCTGGAGGCCCGCAGCCGCATCGGCGGCCGTGTATGGACCCACACCTTCGCCGGGCAGCGCATCGAGCTTGGCGGCGGCTGGGTGAGTCCTGACCACCATCTGGTCGCCTCCGAGATGCGGCGCTACGGGCTGACCAATGTCGGTGACGTCGTGCCCGTCACCTCCGTCATGCCGGCCACCAACGGCTTCCAGGCGATGAACCCGGTGGACGCCAACGCGCACCTGGGCACCCTGTTCGAGCAGTTCTACGAGGGCTCCCGGGAGTACTTCCCCCGCCCATCCGACCCGCTGTACCGCGCGGACCTGCTCGAGCGGATCGACCAACTCTCCTTCACCGACCGCATCGCCCAGCTGTCGATGCCCGATCTGGACAAGAAGTGGCTCGCCGGCTACTTCACCGCCTACACCGGCAACGAGAACAGTCTCCGTGCCATGACGTCCATGGCCCAGTGGTGGGCCCTGGGCGGCTGGACCATGGAGGGTTGGGAGAAGCAGACCGCCTACAAGCCGGCCGCCGGCATGACGGCGCTGCTGCAGAACATGCTGGCCACTCCCGGTATCACTCTCATGCTGTCCTCACCGGTCACCGCGGTGGCCGACACCTCAAGCGGTGTCCAGGTCCAGCTCGTCAGTGGCGAGGTGCTCAAGGCCGGCGCCGTGGTGGTGGCGACGCCGGTGAACGTGTGGAAGACCATCCGGTTCAGCCCGGGGCTGCCCAGCGCCCACATCGACGCCACCACCGAGGGCGTGGGCGTCGCCCTGTCGACCAAGATCTGGATGCAGCTGAGCGGCAGCGTGGACGCGGTGTACGCGCAGGGCACCGAGGACTCCCCCCTGCCGCTGATGATCCCGCAGCAGGAGCTGTCCGGTGGCGGCCGACTCATGATCGGCTTCGCCGGTTCGTCCCTGGACGTGGCGGACAAGGCGGCGGTGCAGGCGGCCGTGCGCACCTACATACCGGGCGCCACCATCGTCAGCTACTACGCCCAGCAGTGGGGCGCCGACCGCTATTCCCGCGGCGGCTGGGGCCTGCGGCGTCCGACTCAACTGCTGCGACAGCTGCCCGCGCTCAAGCAGCCGTACGGCCGTCTGGTCTTCGCGGGCTCCGACATCGCCTCCGGCTGGAACGGCGCCTTCATCGAAGGTGCGGTGGAGACGGGACTGCACGCGGCGCAGCAGGTGGCCGAACTCGTCTGAGCCGTGCCCCGGCGCCACCGCTTGCGGCCCCGCCGGGCGGACCGCCTCCGGTGGATGCCCTGGGGCACTTCCCCGCGCGTTCCTGCTGAGAAGAACGCTCTACTGATATCATTGACGGGGTGAAGATGAAGCCAACGGACGGTATGAGTGGATCGGCAGCCGCCGAGGAGCCGGTGCCCGCGACGCGGGAACGCATCATCCGCGCGGCTTCGCGGCTCATGCAACGGCAGGGCTACGACGGCACGGGCATCAAACAGATCTCGCAGGAGTCCCAGGCCACGCTCGGCTCTGTCTATCACTTCTTCCCCGGTGGCAAACAGGAGCTGGCCCTCGCGGCCATCAGTCGCGGGGACCAGGAATTCGTCGAACTCCTGAGGTCCGCACTGGTCAGCGACCCCGACCCGGCGAGGGCGGTGATCGTGCTCACCCGGAACTTGGCGGAGAGCCTGCGCGCCTCCGACTGGGCCGACGGCTGCCCGATCACCACCACCGCTCTGGGCACCGTGGGCCGGCTGCCGGACATCCAGGCGGCCGCGGCAGACGCCTTCGCCCGCTGGCGCGGTGTCGTCTTCGACCGGCTCCTGGAATCCGGTGTCGGCGAGAGCGACGCCCGCGACCTCGCCCACACGGTGATCAGTACGCTGGAGGGCGCGGAACTGGCCGCCCAGGTCTCCCGCAGCAGCCGGCCCCTGGAGGTGGCGGGCCAGCACCTGTCCCGCCTGATCGTTTCCTACCGCTAGGACAACCGTCCCGCGGAACGGCCTCGTCGGCCGGTGCCACCGCGGCACCGGCCGACGAGGCCGTGTCCCCCGCGTGGGGTGTCAGTCGGTCCAGGGGGAGGGGTGCCGGGCCGTCCGCAGCGTACGGCCCAGCTCCCGCACCAAGTCGGCCGGGCGCACCGTGCCGGCCGGGAAGCGCTGCCTCTCGCACACGGTCAGCGCCGCGCACTCCAGCAACAGGGTGCGCACCAGCGTCTCGTGCGCCGAACCAAGACCGTCCTGCGCGCTCGGTCGGGGCAGCGTCCGGGCCCGGCCAGGCTGCCGGACGGCGGCCACCGCCGTCGTCACGATCTGCCGCGCCCGGGAGCGCAGCCCCGCCAGCAGGGACGCGTCACGGCGTTCCCCGGTGTCGAGCGCCGTCAGCAGTGCCGTGTCGAACAGCACCAGCACCGCAGTCGCGAACGGGTCGGCGGGCGGCCGCGGTTCGCCCACCGGACCGGCCCTGCGGCCGCCACCGGTCGCCGACACCATCCGCGCCCTGGCCAGCCCCGCGTTCAACGCCTCGACGAACAGGCGCCCCACCACCGTGTCGGCGCCCACCTGCCCGTCGGTCGGCCCGGTCATGACCGCTCCGCGGCGATCGAGCGGAATCCTCCGCCGAAGAACACCAGCCCCGACCCCTCGTCGGCGCGCACGGCGTTGACCACGTCGCCGATGAAGATGGCGTGGTCCCCGGAGTCATGGGCGTCGGCCAGCTCGCACTCCAGCCAGGCGGTCGCACCGCGCAGCAGCGGAGCCCGGGTGACGGGGCCCGCATGCCAGTCGAGACCGTCGAACTGCTTCGGTCCGAGCGGTCGCTTCTTGTCGGCGAAGTACCGGGCCAGCGCCTCCTGGTCGGCCCCCAGCACGGACACGCCGAAGTGTCCGGCGGAGCGGATGGCCTTGTGCATGACCGCGTCGTGCGCGACGCAGCACAGCACGGTGGGCGGATTCAGCGAGACGGAGCTGAAGGCGTTGGCGGTCATGCCGTGGATGTGCTCGCCGCCTACGCTCAGCACGATCACACCGGTCGCGAAGCGGGCCATCACCTCACGCAACGGCAGCGGCTCGGCAAGGCCCTGGTCGACGGTCTCCTGGGCGGACAAGGACTGCATGGGGGAACCTTTCATCGGTGGGTGGAACGGACTCCGGCCCACAAGAGACCGCGTCCGTCCGGTCGTGTTCGTGGCGTGGCCGGGGCCGGCCGGCAACCGCGCCGGCCGGCAACCGCGCCGGCCGGCCCCGGACGGTTACTCCAGCCCGTCGACCAAGGCGAACAGCTCCTCGTCGGTGGCGTCCTCCAGGTCGTCCGGGTCGTCCTGCCCGGACGCCTCCGGAGCGGTCGAGTAGGACGCCACCTGGGACAGCAGGTCGCGCAGCCGGTCCGTGATCCGCTCCCGGGCGGCGTCGCCCGCCGGCAGCGCCCCGATCGCCGAGCCGACCCGGTGCAGCTCGGCGAGGACCGCGTCACCCGGCGTACCCGCCTCCTGTTCGACCAGCTCGGCCAGGTGCCGGGCCAGGGCGAGTGGGCTGGGGTGGTCGAAGACCAGCGTGGTCGGCAGCCGCAGACCGACCGCCTGCCCGAGCTGGTTGCGCAGTTCGACCGCGCTCAGCGAGTCGAAGCCGATGTCCTGGAAGGGCAGTTCGGCCCCGACGGTCGTGGCGTCGGCGTGCCCGAGCACACCGGCGACCTGGCCGCGCACCAGCTCCAGCAGTGCGGCCTCGCGCTCCGTGCGGCCCAGCGCGGCCAGCTGGGCGACCGGCGAGGACGCCGTGCCGGCGGTACCGCCGGTGGGCGGTGTGCGGCGGGCGGGCCGCGGCGCCAGGCCGTGCAGGACCGGCGCGGCCCGCTCGCCCTGCCGGCGCAGTGCGTCCAGGTCGAGTCCGGTCAGGGCCACCACTGGCCGGCCGCCCGCCAGGGCGAGGTCGAACAGGGTGGTGCCCTCCTCGGAGGAGAGCGGGCGCAGTCCGATTCGTGCCAGGCGTCGCCGGTCCGTCTCGCCGAGACCGGCGCTGAGGGCGCTGGTGTCCGCCCACAGACCCCAGGCCAGGGACGCCGCGGGCAACCCCCGCGCGTGCCGGTGCTGAGCCAGCGCGTCCAGGAACGTGTTGGCCGCCGCGTAGTTGCCCTGACCGGCGTTGCCGATGAGTCCGGCGACGGAGGAGTACAGCACGAACGCGGACAGCGGCAGGTCCCGGGTCAGTTCGTGCAGGTTCCACGCCGCGTCGATCTTCGGCCGCAGCACGTGGTGCAGCCGCTCGGGTGTCAGGTCGGTGACCACCGTGTCGTCCAGCACACCGGCGGTGTGCACCACGGCCCGCACGGGCGCTTCCGCGGGCACCGCCGCGAGGACCCCGGCGAGCGCGGCCCGGTCCGCGGCGTCGCAGGCCGCGAACGTCACCTCCGCGCCGAGTCCTTCCAGTTCGGCGCGGAGCGCGGCGGCACCGGGCGCCCCTTCTCCGCGCCGCGACAGCAGCAGCAGCCGCCGTGCCCCGTGAGCGGTGACCAGATGGCGGGCCAGCACCCCGCCCAGGGCGCCGGTGGCCCCGGTCACCAGGACGGTGCCGTCGTCCCAGCGGGGCGCCGCCCCGGCGGGCTCCTCACCGGCCGCCTGGGTCAGCCGGGGCACCAGCAGCCGGCCGCCGCGCATCGCGATCTGCGGTTCCGCGGCGGCGACGGCCGCGTGCAGGTCCGCCTCGGCGCACTCGCCGGCGCCCACGTCGACCACGGCCACCCGGCCCGGATGCTCGGTCTGCGCGACCCGCAACAGCCCCCACAGCCCGGCCCGTTCCAGGTCGTCCACCTTCTCGCCGGGCTCGACGGCCGTCGCCCCGCGAGTGATCACCACCAGCCGGGTGTCCGCGAACCGGTTGTCGCCGAGGAAGGCCCGCAGCAGCGCCAACGCCGCTTCCAGGTGGGCTCGTGCCCGCTCGGGCACGGTGGCGCCGTCCGTCGCCGGCGGCTCCCACAGCAGCGTCGTGGGCCGCGTCCCGGCCGCCGCCTCCAGATCGGCGCAAGAGGACAGCGACGCCGCCGGGAAGGCGCCGAGGGCTGTCCAGCCGGCCGTGTCCACCGGGCCGTCCGGAGCCGGGTGGGGCGACCAGGACAGTGGCAGCAGCCCCGCGTGTCCCGCGCCGGCGGCCCGTACGGCCTCGGCGGACAGCGGGCGCAGCGCCAGTGCGCCCACCTGGGCCACAGGCAGCCCGGAGCCGTCGGCCACGGTCAACCGTGCCGTCGTCGTGTCCCCCGCCTCGTCGTCGGGCAGGCTCAGCCGGACCCGCAGTGTCGACGCCCCGGTGGCGTGCACCGTGACATCGGACCATGCGAACGGCAGCCGGGCGGGGGCCGACCCCTGGACGACGCCGGGCAACAGCGGGTGCAGTGCCGCGTCCAGCAGCGCCGGGTGCAGCTCGTACCGTGCCGCCTGCTCGCGGACCGGCTCGGGCAGTGCCACCTCGGCGAACACGTCCGCCCCGGCGCGCCACAGCCGGCGCAGACCGCGAAAAGCAGGCCCGTAGGCATACCCGTGAGCGGCGAGCGCCTCGTAGGCCCCGTCCAGAGCGATCTCCGTGGCGCCCGCCGGCGGCCACACCAGCAGTCCCTCGGCGGCAACGGCACCGGAGGCCAGCGTGCCGTCGGCGTGTCGCGTCCACGTCTCGTCGCCGCGACGGGCGTGGATCTCCAGCGGGCGTTCGCCGTCCGGGTCGGGCGCCCCGACGAACACCTGGATCTGCACGCCGCCGTGCTCGGGCACCACCAGCGGTGCCGCCAGGTTCAGTTCCGCGACCCGGCCGCAGCCCACCTGCCCGGCGGCGCGCGTCGCGAGCTCCAGCAGGGCGGTCGCCGGCAGCAGCACCGAGCCCGCGACCGCATGGTCGGCGAGCCACGGGTGGGTGCGCAGCGACAACACCCCGGTGAACAGCGCCTCGTCCCGGCCGGCCCGGCCGACCGACGCGCCGAGCAGCGGATGGTCCACCGCGCCCAGCCCCAACCCGGCCGCGTCACCGGCGGTGGCGGCCGGGACGTCGAGCCAGTGGCGCCGGCGTTGGAAGGCGTAGCCGGGCAGCTCCACTCGGCGGGCGCCCGGCAGCAGCGCCGACCAGTCGGGCGCGGCGCCCTGCAGCCTCAGCAGCGCCAGGGCCGCCACGGCCGTCTCCGGTTCGGGCCTGCCGCGGCGCAGTGCCGGGGCCAGCACGCCGGGCTCCTCGGTCAGCGCCGTGCGCGTCAGCGCGGTCAGGACGCCATCGGGGCCGAGTTCGACGAAGTGCGCCACGCCCTGCGCCCGCAGGGACCGCACACCGTCGTGGAAACGCACCGTCCGCCGGATGTGCTGCGCCCAGTAGTCGGGCGAGGTCAGATGTTCGTCCGTGGCGAGGTCACCGGTGGTGTCGGAGACGACCGGGATCGTCGGCGGCCGGAACGTCAACCCCTTCGCCACAGCCCGGAACGCGTCGAGGACGTCGTCCATGTGCGGTGAGTGGAAGGCGTGGCTGACCGTCAGGCGCCGGGTGCGCACGCCCTGCCGGTCCCACTGCGCCACCAGCTCGTCGACGGCCTCGGCGTCACCGGAGACCACTACCGCGCGCGGACCGTTCACGGCGGCCACGGCGACCGTCCCGGCGTCCTCGTCGCGCGCCTGCAGTGCCCGCAGGACCTCGTCCTCGCCCGCCTCGACAGCGACCATCGCCCCGCCGGCGCGGGCCGCCCGCATCAGCCGGCCGCGTGCGGCCACCAGGACGGCCGCGTCGGCCAGGTCCAGTACGCCCGACACATGCGCGGCGGCCACCTCGCCCACGGAATGGCCGAGGACGACGTCCGGGGTGACGCCGTGGTGCTCGAACCAGCGGAACAGTGCCACCTCCAGCGCGAACAGCGCGGCCTGGGTGAAGTCGGTGCGGTCCAGCAGCGCGGCCTGTGCGCTGCCCTCGGTGGCGAACAGAACGTCCTTCAACGGCTGCTCCAGCGCTCCGTCGAGGTGGTCGCACACCTCGTCGAGGGCCCGTGCGAACACCGGGGAGGACGCGTACAGCTCACGCCCCATGCCCGGTCGCTGGCTGCCCTGTCCGGTGAAGAGGAAGGCCGTACGGCCCGGCGGGACGGCACGGCCGCGCAGCACCCGCGGGGAGGGGCGGCCCTGTGCGAGCGCGTCGAGCCCGTCGAGCAGGTCGTCTCGCGCGCCGCCGACGACGACGGCGCCGTGCTCCATGACGGAACGTCCGCTCGCCAGTGTCCGGGCGACGTCCGCGGCCTCGACGTCCGGACGCCCGTTCAGGTGGGCGTGCAGCCGCGCCGCCTGCGCGCGCAACGCGTCCTCGTCGCGGGCGCTGAGGACCCAGGGGACCGCGCCCGAAGACGAGCCGGTGCCCGTGCGCGCCTCAGGGGCCGGCGCAGGGGGCTGCTCGATGATCACGTGGGCGTTTGTGCCGCTGATGCCGAAGGAGGAGACACCGGCCCGGCGCGGCCCGCCCTCCCCGGGCCAGGCCCGGGGGCCGGCGAGCAGCTCCACCGCGCCCGACGTCCAGTCGACGTGCGGGGTGGGCTCCTCCAGATGCAGCGACCCGGGCAGCACACCGTGCTCCATCGCCTTGATCATTTTGATGACACCGCCGACGCCCGCCGCCGCCTGCGCGTGACCGATGTTCGACTTCAGCGAGCCCAGCCACAGCGGGCGGCCGTCCGCGGGGCGCTCCTGCCCGTACGTGTTGAGCA carries:
- a CDS encoding flavin monoamine oxidase family protein; translated protein: MSSRPVSAPRHGTITSPGRRLFLKAAGATAFAGAIGVTPYTGSTAHATDGSTSDVIVIGAGYAGGTAARELAAQGLKVTVLEARSRIGGRVWTHTFAGQRIELGGGWVSPDHHLVASEMRRYGLTNVGDVVPVTSVMPATNGFQAMNPVDANAHLGTLFEQFYEGSREYFPRPSDPLYRADLLERIDQLSFTDRIAQLSMPDLDKKWLAGYFTAYTGNENSLRAMTSMAQWWALGGWTMEGWEKQTAYKPAAGMTALLQNMLATPGITLMLSSPVTAVADTSSGVQVQLVSGEVLKAGAVVVATPVNVWKTIRFSPGLPSAHIDATTEGVGVALSTKIWMQLSGSVDAVYAQGTEDSPLPLMIPQQELSGGGRLMIGFAGSSLDVADKAAVQAAVRTYIPGATIVSYYAQQWGADRYSRGGWGLRRPTQLLRQLPALKQPYGRLVFAGSDIASGWNGAFIEGAVETGLHAAQQVAELV
- a CDS encoding TetR/AcrR family transcriptional regulator, whose product is MKPTDGMSGSAAAEEPVPATRERIIRAASRLMQRQGYDGTGIKQISQESQATLGSVYHFFPGGKQELALAAISRGDQEFVELLRSALVSDPDPARAVIVLTRNLAESLRASDWADGCPITTTALGTVGRLPDIQAAAADAFARWRGVVFDRLLESGVGESDARDLAHTVISTLEGAELAAQVSRSSRPLEVAGQHLSRLIVSYR
- a CDS encoding flavin reductase family protein, yielding MQSLSAQETVDQGLAEPLPLREVMARFATGVIVLSVGGEHIHGMTANAFSSVSLNPPTVLCCVAHDAVMHKAIRSAGHFGVSVLGADQEALARYFADKKRPLGPKQFDGLDWHAGPVTRAPLLRGATAWLECELADAHDSGDHAIFIGDVVNAVRADEGSGLVFFGGGFRSIAAERS